The segment CGGGGATCACTCCAGGTCCCTGCGACTCATGGCTTGTCAGCGCCTTTTCATCGGCATTCCACCAACCGCCACCAAGGGCGACGAAGAGGGCAACAGTGTCCTGAAAGCGTTGCGCAAAAGCCTGGAGATAGCCGATCTTTGCTTGATGGTACTGGCCGTTTGCGATAAGAACCTGAAGATAATTGGCAAGGCCGGCTTGATAATTTATCTCGATCAACCGCAGGGCCTCCTCTGCCGTATCGAGCGCTTGCGACTGAGAATGCAGGGTCTCGGCGTCATGTTCCAGTGCCCGCAGTGTATCGGCAACCTGGGCAAAGGCGCTGAGGACTGTCTGACGATAATTGGCCAGTGACAGGTTGTAGCCTTCAATGGCCGCCTGCCGTTGGGATAACAGGGTCCCTCCATGAAAAAGGGGGGCGGCAATATTGGCACCCAGACTCCAGAAGCTGCTTGTGCTCTTGAAGAGATCGCTCATGGAAGTACTGTTCAGGCCATAGGTTCCGTTTAGCGTAAAGCTCGGGAACAGAGCGGCCGTTGCCACCCCGATTTCTGCGCTGGCACTGTGCAACTGTGCCTCGGCCGCCAGGATGTCGGGGCGTTGTCGCACTAACTCTGATGGGAGGGTTACCGGCAAGTCGCCGGGGAGCATAAGGTCTGTCATCAGATCGAACCGGGGGGGTGCCCATTCAGCAGGGGTGCGTCCAACGAGTGCGGCAAGCAGGTGCTCGGCCTGGCTAA is part of the Thermodesulfovibrionales bacterium genome and harbors:
- a CDS encoding efflux transporter outer membrane subunit; this encodes NNQTLQAAQASLRQSQDNLRAGYGVFYPQLDAGFGAVREKSSQVRIIGNPHSSIFNLYTLSGTISYALDVFGGNRRLVEGLEAEVDFQRFSMLGTYLTLSGNVVNTAIAAAAYQAQIEATEQIVREEKEQISIIEGQVEAGTVPYVNVLSIRSQMAATEATIPQLKQKLSQAEHLLAALVGRTPAEWAPPRFDLMTDLMLPGDLPVTLPSELVRQRPDILAAEAQLHSASAEIGVATAALFPSFTLNGTYGLNSTSMSDLFKSTSSFWSLGANIAAPLFHGGTLLSQRQAAIEGYNLSLANYRQTVLSAFAQVADTLRALEHDAETLHSQSQALDTAEEALRLIEINYQAGLANYLQVLIANGQYHQAKIGYLQAFAQRFQDTVALFVALGGGWWNADEKALTSHESQGPGVIPVNQHEVQYRLCYSTDIFSLGGCLCRERMGSFRSQNAACQAISE